In Streptomyces sp. NBC_01707, a genomic segment contains:
- a CDS encoding TIGR03084 family metal-binding protein, which produces MSDAAAVLDDLRSESDELDLLVAELSAGQWAGPTPAERWTVAHQIAHLTWTDEVALLAVTDPDAFAAEVAKAQAAPDSFVDQAAEELAAEEPAVLLARWRDGRDRLRRALRAAPPGTRIPWYGPPMSVASMATARLMETWAHGQDVADALGAVRAPTARLRHIARIGVRTRDYAFLVRGIKAPDDEFRVELEAPGGEVIAFGPEEAAQRVTGPLYDFCLLVTRRAHRDDLAVRALGADAGQWLDIAQAFAGPPGPGRAPAGDAPGGGARGGAR; this is translated from the coding sequence GTGTCCGATGCCGCAGCCGTGCTCGACGATCTGCGTAGCGAGAGCGACGAACTCGACCTGCTGGTAGCGGAGTTGAGTGCCGGGCAATGGGCCGGGCCGACCCCCGCCGAGCGCTGGACGGTCGCCCACCAGATCGCCCATCTGACCTGGACCGACGAGGTCGCCCTGCTCGCCGTCACCGACCCGGACGCCTTCGCCGCGGAGGTCGCCAAGGCGCAGGCGGCACCCGACAGCTTCGTCGACCAGGCCGCCGAGGAACTCGCGGCCGAGGAGCCGGCCGTGCTGCTCGCACGCTGGCGCGACGGGCGCGACCGGCTCCGACGAGCCCTGCGTGCCGCCCCGCCCGGCACCCGCATCCCCTGGTACGGGCCGCCCATGAGCGTCGCGTCCATGGCGACCGCGCGGCTGATGGAGACCTGGGCGCACGGGCAGGACGTCGCCGACGCCCTCGGCGCCGTACGCGCCCCGACCGCCCGGCTGCGCCACATCGCCCGGATCGGGGTGCGGACCCGTGACTACGCCTTCCTCGTACGGGGGATCAAGGCACCCGACGACGAGTTCCGCGTCGAACTCGAAGCCCCCGGCGGCGAGGTGATCGCATTCGGGCCCGAGGAAGCGGCGCAGCGTGTCACCGGACCGCTGTACGACTTCTGCCTCCTCGTCACCCGGCGCGCCCACCGTGACGACCTCGCCGTCCGCGCCCTCGGGGCCGACGCCGGCCAGTGGCTCGACATCGCCCAGGCCTTCGCCGGTCCGCCCGGACCCGGTCGCGCACCCGCGGGTGATGCCCCCGGCGGTGGTGCGCGGGGCGGCGCCCGATGA
- a CDS encoding NUDIX domain-containing protein: protein MTDEPRTAGVRFDDNRLVLQQHRDDSGIYYSFPGVGLSSAPGSFRTDGRTAEGTSAALSLTEALHARIRPVGTAENVLRAWSQGAPPQDTAALDDPTTAEPTRVRGGAIVIRDRRMLLIHFPGDDGCHYEIPGGGVEAGETPEVAAVRELREETGLHGTVVREVARIWRGGTRGHYFTMEADGEVGAPETLDNYGGAPAWVPVSELPTTPLWPRRLSWRIAHWHTAGWPTSPAELADSVWDLDAACGW, encoded by the coding sequence ATGACTGACGAACCTCGCACCGCGGGTGTGCGTTTCGACGACAACAGGCTTGTCCTGCAGCAGCATCGGGATGATTCCGGCATCTACTACTCCTTCCCGGGCGTCGGCCTGAGTTCCGCCCCGGGCTCCTTCCGCACCGACGGCCGGACCGCCGAGGGCACATCGGCCGCGCTCTCCCTGACCGAGGCGCTGCACGCCCGGATCCGCCCGGTCGGCACGGCGGAGAACGTCCTGCGCGCGTGGTCGCAAGGAGCTCCCCCGCAGGACACGGCCGCCCTGGACGACCCGACGACAGCCGAACCGACCCGGGTCCGCGGCGGCGCGATCGTCATCCGCGACCGCCGGATGCTACTGATCCACTTCCCCGGGGACGACGGCTGCCATTACGAGATCCCTGGCGGCGGCGTCGAAGCCGGCGAGACACCCGAGGTGGCGGCGGTCCGCGAACTCCGGGAGGAGACCGGCCTGCACGGAACGGTCGTACGCGAGGTGGCCCGGATCTGGCGGGGCGGCACCCGGGGCCACTACTTCACGATGGAGGCGGACGGCGAGGTGGGCGCACCGGAGACCCTGGACAACTACGGGGGCGCCCCGGCCTGGGTACCGGTCTCCGAACTGCCCACCACCCCGCTCTGGCCCCGCCGCCTGTCCTGGCGGATCGCCCACTGGCACACCGCCGGCTGGCCGACGTCTCCGGCGGAACTGGCGGATTCGGTCTGGGACCTGGACGCGGCCTGCGGGTGGTGA